In one Bactrocera tryoni isolate S06 chromosome 5, CSIRO_BtryS06_freeze2, whole genome shotgun sequence genomic region, the following are encoded:
- the LOC120778969 gene encoding lachesin, whose protein sequence is MFIITVIKLLLIALNLFPSRWTNRKVMFLIYLTNLVTHVMMDEPRFAQPIPNVTVAVGRDANLPCVVEHLGGYKVAWIHIDRQMILTIHKHVISRIPRYTITYDNANTWLLHVNQAHQDDRGYYMCQVNTNPMISQVGYLQVVVPPNILDIESTPSSVAVRENQNINMTCRADGFPTPKIIWRREDGEEIAVEKKKKVLVYDGEVLPLTKVSRNEMGAYLCIATNGVPPSVSKRIILDVEFSPMIWVPNQLVGAPAGTDVTIDCHTEAHPKAIIYWVYNSVMVLPSKKYKTDYTENSYRAHMKLTIRNLQYGDFGNYRCISKNSLGETEGSIRVYEIPLPSTPSKQVTHTTIETRENNIIPTRNDSINAIQKDISLMKADLLGSGASSASSSHSATASITGGNGNSLSALGGSGINAVDRKGTLAIGKSMYYTEQPPKQLDGSAAGALHKSPSIFYLCRFALIFLLLRNQS, encoded by the exons ATGTTCATAATTACGGTCATTAAGTTGCTGCTAATTGCGCTGAACCTCTTTCCCAGCCGCTGGACAAACCGGAAAGTGATGTTCCTCATCTATCTAACAAATCTGGTGACACATG TGATGATGGATGAGCCACGTTTCGCGCAGCCGATACCGAATGTAACAGTTGCTGTTGGCCGAGACGCCAATTTGCCATGCGTTGTTGAGCACTTGGGTGGCTATAAG gtCGCCTGGATACACATCGATCGCCAAATGATACTTACAATACACAAGCACGTCATCTCACGCATACCACGCTATACCATTACCTATGATAATGCCAACACATGGCTGTTGCATGTGAATCAGGCGCATCAAGATGATCGTGGCTATTATATGTGCCAAGTAAATACGAATCCTATGATAAGCCAAGTGGGTTACTTGCAGGTTGTGG TACCACCGAATATCTTAGACATCGAAAGCACGCCCTCATCTGTGGCTGTGCGTGAAAATCAAAACATCAATATGACTTGCCGTGCTGATGGCTTTCCAACACCGAAAATAATTTGGCGTCGCGAAGATGGCGAGGAAATTGCCGtcgaaaagaagaagaaag ttttggtcTACGATGGCGAGGTGCTGCCACTGACAAAAGTTAGTCGCAATGAAATGGGCGCTTATTTATGCATAGCCACCAATGGTGTACCGCCCTCGGTGTCTAAAAGGATTATACTGGATGTTGAAT TTTCTCCAATGATTTGGGTACCAAATCAATTGGTTGGCGCGCCAGCTGGCACCGATGTTACAATTGACTGTCATACGGAGGCACATCCTAA GGCAATAATTTATTGGGTATATAATTCAGTCATGGTGCTGCCAAGTAAAAAGTATAAAACGGACTACACGGAGAATTCCTACCG CGCTCACATGAAGCTGACAATAAGAAATTTACAATATGGTGACTTTGGCAACTATCGATGCATATCTAAGAACTCGCTCGGCGAAACGGAAGGATCCATACGTGTTTACG AAATTCCACTGCCATCGACGCCCTCAAAGCAAGTCACACATACCACAATTGAAACGAGGGAAA ACAACATCATACCCACACGCAATGACTCCATAAATGCTATACAAAAGGATATATCCTTGATGAAAGCGGATTTGCTGGGTAGTGGCGCATCCTCGGCTTCCTCCTCGCATTCCGCCACCGCATCTATTACGGGAGGAAATGGAAATAGTCTGTCGGCCCTGGGCGGCTCCGGCATAAATGCCGTCGATCGCAAGGGTACGTTGGCTATTGGCAAAAGTATGTACTATACGGAGCAGCCACCCAAGCAGTTAGATGGCTCAGCGG CTGGCGCCTTACACAAATCACCAAGCATTTTCTATTTGTGTAGATTTGCGTTAATATTCTTATTATTAAGAAATCAATCATAA